In a genomic window of Pedobacter sp. KBS0701:
- a CDS encoding HAD family hydrolase, translating into MFLQKLKEITTFIFDVDGVLTDGSVQVTDNGQSLRTFNIKDGYAMQLAVKRGYNICIISGGDGIAMGKRFFNLGVTDVFLGTGDKVAIFNQYIQNKDITAGEVLYMGDDIPDLKVMKLVGLPTCPADAVEEIKAIATFISPYNGGKTAVRDIIEKVMKVQGRWHDENPNAADSGK; encoded by the coding sequence ATGTTTTTACAGAAATTAAAAGAGATCACCACTTTCATTTTCGATGTAGATGGGGTGCTTACCGATGGATCAGTTCAGGTTACTGATAATGGTCAGTCGTTGCGCACTTTTAACATTAAAGATGGCTATGCGATGCAATTGGCTGTTAAAAGAGGTTATAATATTTGCATTATATCTGGTGGAGATGGTATTGCCATGGGCAAACGTTTCTTCAACCTTGGTGTAACTGATGTTTTCTTAGGAACAGGAGATAAGGTGGCTATTTTCAATCAATATATTCAAAATAAGGATATTACAGCAGGAGAAGTGCTTTATATGGGCGACGATATCCCTGATTTAAAAGTAATGAAACTCGTAGGGCTTCCAACCTGCCCGGCTGATGCCGTAGAAGAAATAAAAGCGATAGCTACATTCATTTCTCCTTACAATGGAGGCAAAACCGCTGTCCGCGATATTATCGAAAAAGTAATGAAAGTTCAGGGCAGATGGCATGATGAAAATCCAAATGCTGCCGATTCGGGGAAATAA
- a CDS encoding universal stress protein, translating to MNFKKILIAVDNSTCSEKAAKAGYDMAEKFGSEVALVNIIEPVPANVNPDLTLAPVFLETYDNSEENSHILLKEMETKYGKGITTTYLSIVDTAAHGIIQQSDEWGSDLIVIGTYGRTGLYHFLMGSVAEHVARKSACPVLIIPNKFEID from the coding sequence ATGAATTTTAAAAAAATATTAATTGCCGTTGATAACAGTACCTGCTCAGAAAAAGCGGCAAAAGCCGGTTACGACATGGCTGAAAAATTTGGTTCAGAAGTAGCGTTAGTCAACATTATCGAGCCCGTTCCAGCTAATGTAAATCCCGATTTAACTCTTGCACCGGTGTTTTTAGAAACTTATGATAACAGCGAAGAAAACAGCCATATTCTATTGAAAGAAATGGAAACAAAATATGGTAAGGGCATTACAACAACTTATTTAAGCATAGTAGACACCGCAGCGCACGGCATTATCCAACAATCAGACGAATGGGGATCTGATTTAATTGTAATTGGCACTTATGGTCGTACAGGTTTGTACCACTTTTTAATGGGAAGCGTTGCTGAGCATGTAGCGAGAAAATCTGCTTGCCCTGTTTTGATTATCCCTAATAAATTTGAAATAGATTAG
- a CDS encoding nucleotide exchange factor GrpE, with amino-acid sequence MFNKKKNNDKEENIMNPENTSENTAENVENTDAPAAETEQAPELSAEEKLQAEVQQLNDKYLRLYAEFDNYKRRTQKERVELLQTAGKDVIVSLLPVLDDFDRALKAMETATEVAPVKEGILLVSTKLKNTLAQKGLKDVESISQPFNTDFHEAITNIPAPSDDLKGKVIDEVEKGYTLNDNVIRFAKVVVGA; translated from the coding sequence ATGTTTAATAAGAAGAAAAATAACGATAAAGAAGAAAATATAATGAATCCTGAAAACACATCAGAAAATACTGCTGAGAATGTAGAGAATACTGATGCTCCTGCTGCTGAAACTGAGCAGGCACCTGAATTATCTGCAGAAGAAAAATTGCAAGCAGAGGTTCAACAACTTAACGACAAATATTTACGCTTATATGCTGAGTTCGATAATTATAAACGTCGTACGCAAAAAGAACGTGTAGAACTATTGCAAACTGCAGGTAAAGATGTAATTGTTTCACTTTTACCTGTTTTAGATGATTTTGACCGCGCATTAAAAGCAATGGAAACTGCTACTGAAGTAGCTCCGGTTAAAGAAGGTATATTATTGGTAAGCACAAAACTGAAAAATACCTTAGCACAAAAAGGGTTGAAAGATGTAGAAAGCATTAGCCAACCTTTCAATACCGATTTCCACGAAGCAATTACCAATATCCCTGCTCCTAGTGATGACCTTAAAGGGAAAGTGATCGATGAGGTGGAAAAAGGTTATACCTTAAATGATAATGTAATCCGCTTTGCTAAAGTTGTAGTTGGAGCGTAA
- a CDS encoding universal stress protein, whose translation MSTYLVPVDFSKTADHAAKYAARLSFAMENAKIILLNAYYVSEYESILPTPDMIITTDEHIADEITIRLEALEKLKSKMLEINPKAEIEVFLTRETLLRSIIDWVNREEIELIIIGSNGKKAKDESDIGSNAIKISKSSPVPVLVVPPKADYQSIRKAILACDFKKVKEVIPMHALKNILSKHALELLVLNINSGHTIDSQEEHFLHEMLKDFSPAYHYADHPDTIKGIVKFAKSEEAQLIIALPKKYSFFESLLHESVSQRLTIKSHVPVLLLKD comes from the coding sequence ATGAGCACATACCTTGTACCTGTAGATTTTTCTAAAACAGCAGATCATGCTGCCAAATATGCTGCCAGGTTGAGTTTTGCAATGGAAAATGCGAAAATCATCCTGCTTAATGCTTATTACGTTTCTGAATACGAGAGCATTCTTCCTACGCCCGATATGATCATTACTACCGATGAACATATCGCCGACGAAATTACGATAAGGCTCGAAGCACTCGAAAAACTGAAATCAAAAATGCTGGAGATTAATCCTAAGGCCGAAATAGAGGTTTTTTTAACAAGGGAAACCTTATTAAGATCAATCATCGATTGGGTAAATAGGGAAGAGATCGAACTCATTATTATCGGAAGTAACGGTAAAAAAGCGAAAGATGAAAGCGATATTGGTTCTAATGCGATTAAAATTTCTAAATCAAGTCCGGTTCCGGTTTTGGTTGTTCCGCCTAAGGCAGATTATCAATCGATCCGTAAAGCCATTTTAGCCTGCGATTTTAAAAAGGTTAAGGAAGTAATCCCGATGCACGCCTTAAAAAATATCCTGAGCAAACATGCCCTCGAACTTTTGGTGCTCAACATCAATTCCGGTCATACGATCGATTCGCAGGAAGAACATTTTTTACACGAAATGCTTAAAGACTTTTCGCCGGCATATCATTATGCTGATCATCCCGATACTATTAAAGGAATCGTAAAATTTGCCAAAAGCGAAGAAGCTCAGTTAATTATCGCACTTCCAAAGAAGTATAGTTTTTTTGAAAGTTTGCTGCACGAAAGTGTATCTCAAAGGTTAACTATTAAATCCCATGTGCCGGTATTGTTGTTGAAAGATTGA
- a CDS encoding carboxypeptidase-like regulatory domain-containing protein — MKTRINEVTITEPCTQNWDEMEKGAGFSFCTACSKNVIDFSGYTNAEIINVLANAGSSVCGRMSQSQLNQLNYHLAIVPTNNRNWMKYLGVLAIGMSIFVMDARAENLKEPVEITRSINNKTDNKKPVVPKKVYGYVVGADNKPLAGIRLSILDTKYATLTDKNGRYEILLDNKFDFSKNQLMVESIRYSAFLTLDFSKEKQNNLKLKKAEPMIMGRVLIAPKRK, encoded by the coding sequence ATGAAAACGAGAATTAACGAAGTTACTATAACAGAACCCTGTACACAAAACTGGGATGAAATGGAAAAAGGTGCAGGTTTTAGTTTCTGTACAGCCTGTAGTAAAAATGTAATCGATTTTTCGGGTTACACCAATGCCGAAATCATCAATGTATTGGCAAATGCAGGTTCTTCTGTATGCGGTCGCATGAGTCAAAGCCAATTAAACCAGCTCAATTATCATTTGGCTATTGTTCCAACAAACAATAGAAACTGGATGAAGTACCTTGGTGTGCTGGCTATAGGCATGAGCATTTTTGTGATGGATGCCAGGGCAGAAAATTTAAAAGAACCTGTTGAAATAACCAGAAGCATAAATAACAAAACGGATAATAAAAAGCCAGTTGTACCCAAAAAAGTATATGGTTATGTTGTCGGGGCCGATAATAAGCCACTTGCTGGGATAAGGTTATCGATTCTCGATACCAAATATGCCACTTTGACTGATAAAAACGGTCGCTATGAAATTCTTTTGGATAATAAGTTTGATTTCAGTAAAAACCAGCTGATGGTTGAAAGCATCCGTTATTCAGCCTTTTTAACACTCGATTTTTCTAAAGAAAAACAAAATAACCTCAAGCTCAAAAAAGCTGAACCCATGATTATGGGTAGAGTACTAATTGCGCCAAAAAGGAAATAG
- a CDS encoding exopolyphosphatase: MRVAIIDLGTNTFHLLIAEKAGKELEILYKANVPVKLGEGRINDNIIIPAAFERGINCLKDFSEIIADYQVDKIRATATSAIRSSENGKDFIDVVKERTGISIETISGDEEAELIYQGVKLSGAITGLSLIMDIGGGSVEFILCDTEKLIWKRSYNIGAARLMQQFFKSDPINDGDKNAILFHIQDQLSDLFEICEKYQPKVLIGSAGAFETFAELTIRKNNLKTDITTIKTFEFNFEYYIEIAGKLLNSTHQERSAMPGIIPLRVDMIVIAVLIANYVLGRCKINRLTLSTYDLKMGVLASLI; encoded by the coding sequence ATGCGCGTTGCCATTATCGATCTTGGAACAAATACTTTCCACTTACTTATTGCTGAAAAAGCAGGTAAAGAATTGGAAATTCTCTACAAAGCCAATGTTCCCGTTAAATTGGGTGAAGGAAGAATTAACGATAACATTATTATTCCGGCAGCATTTGAAAGAGGGATAAATTGTCTTAAAGATTTTAGTGAAATTATTGCTGATTACCAGGTTGATAAAATCAGGGCTACGGCGACATCTGCCATTAGGAGTTCAGAAAACGGGAAAGATTTCATTGATGTGGTGAAGGAAAGAACTGGAATAAGCATTGAAACGATTAGCGGTGATGAAGAAGCTGAATTAATTTACCAGGGTGTAAAACTCAGTGGAGCCATAACTGGTCTTTCGCTGATTATGGATATTGGCGGCGGTAGCGTAGAATTTATTCTTTGCGATACTGAAAAACTAATCTGGAAAAGAAGTTATAACATCGGTGCAGCACGTTTAATGCAGCAGTTTTTTAAATCAGACCCCATAAATGATGGTGACAAAAATGCCATTTTATTTCATATTCAAGATCAATTGTCCGACCTATTCGAAATCTGCGAAAAATACCAGCCTAAGGTGCTGATCGGATCGGCTGGTGCATTTGAAACCTTTGCAGAGCTCACGATCAGAAAAAACAACCTGAAAACAGATATAACTACCATCAAAACTTTCGAATTTAACTTTGAATACTATATCGAAATTGCAGGTAAATTATTGAATTCTACCCACCAAGAGAGATCAGCAATGCCTGGAATAATCCCATTAAGGGTTGATATGATTGTAATTGCGGTTTTAATTGCGAACTATGTTTTAGGCAGATGTAAAATAAATCGCTTAACGCTTTCCACTTACGATTTGAAAATGGGTGTATTGGCCAGTCTGATATAA
- a CDS encoding DUF72 domain-containing protein: MKWRIGCSGFYYREWKEVFYPKGLAQKDWFRYYCEHFNTIEINSTFYKMPTQKSFDKWYNESPDDFLFTIKAPRLITHYRQLNECEQLINDFYVAIQTGLKEKLGCVLFQFPPKFDYNTERLNLLIENLRPDLKNVVEFRHISWFDEEIYKKLGKNNITFSGQSYPSALPDNVIQNTAPVYYRFHGKPVLYKSEYDINTITDFKNQIKDGVNEVFVYFNNTWGIGALHNAKQLQGLVK; this comes from the coding sequence ATGAAATGGAGAATTGGTTGTTCAGGCTTCTATTACCGCGAATGGAAAGAGGTTTTCTACCCAAAAGGTTTGGCACAAAAAGATTGGTTCAGGTATTATTGCGAACATTTTAATACAATAGAGATCAATTCTACTTTCTATAAAATGCCAACTCAAAAATCGTTCGATAAATGGTACAATGAAAGTCCGGATGATTTTTTATTTACGATTAAGGCACCGCGACTGATTACACATTATAGACAGTTGAATGAATGCGAACAACTTATCAACGATTTTTACGTGGCTATTCAAACCGGACTAAAGGAGAAATTGGGTTGTGTACTTTTTCAGTTTCCACCGAAATTCGATTATAATACTGAGCGGTTAAATCTATTGATCGAAAATTTAAGACCAGATTTAAAAAACGTGGTAGAGTTTCGACACATCAGTTGGTTTGACGAAGAAATTTACAAAAAATTAGGCAAAAACAATATCACTTTCAGCGGACAAAGCTATCCATCTGCCCTACCCGATAATGTAATTCAAAATACAGCACCTGTTTATTACCGTTTTCACGGGAAGCCTGTATTGTATAAATCCGAATATGACATAAATACAATTACAGACTTCAAAAATCAGATTAAAGACGGTGTTAATGAAGTTTTTGTTTATTTTAATAATACCTGGGGCATTGGGGCATTACATAATGCGAAACAATTGCAGGGTTTAGTGAAATAG
- a CDS encoding 2Fe-2S iron-sulfur cluster-binding protein, with protein sequence MSIFKLKINFEEADHESIELPIAAGESVLDVCLDNGIELQHNCGGVCGCSTCHVYVTKGMDNIEEISDKEEDFIDRAVRPKITSRLGCQCVVINGDIEVTIPDQSDFMGH encoded by the coding sequence ATGAGCATTTTTAAACTAAAAATAAACTTTGAAGAAGCAGATCACGAATCTATTGAATTACCAATAGCAGCTGGCGAATCTGTCTTAGATGTTTGCCTGGATAATGGAATCGAATTACAACACAACTGTGGTGGTGTTTGTGGTTGCAGTACCTGCCATGTGTACGTAACAAAGGGCATGGATAATATCGAAGAGATTTCTGATAAAGAAGAAGACTTTATTGATAGGGCTGTACGTCCGAAAATTACTTCCCGCCTGGGTTGCCAATGTGTGGTAATTAATGGAGATATTGAAGTGACCATTCCAGATCAGTCTGACTTTATGGGACACTAA
- a CDS encoding nucleoside triphosphate pyrophosphatase, translated as MPVNSPPIILASKSPRRQELLTLMGLDFKVELKDVDESYPSDLNPAEIAIYISEQKARAFTADGEIVITADTIVALNGEILGKPEDRAHAQEMLKKLSGSKHEVFTGVTLVKGDQMHSFYDRTVVYCRAVTADEIDFYIDNYKPFDKAGSYGVQDWWGIVVVERIEGSYTNVMGLPTEKLHNELLKFI; from the coding sequence ATGCCTGTAAATTCTCCTCCTATCATTTTAGCCTCTAAATCGCCTCGAAGACAAGAACTTTTAACGCTTATGGGCTTAGATTTTAAAGTTGAACTAAAAGATGTTGATGAAAGTTATCCTTCGGATTTAAATCCAGCAGAAATTGCCATTTACATTTCGGAACAGAAGGCCAGGGCTTTTACTGCTGATGGCGAAATAGTGATTACAGCGGATACTATTGTTGCCTTAAACGGGGAGATTTTAGGTAAACCAGAAGATAGGGCACATGCACAAGAAATGTTGAAAAAACTCTCGGGCAGTAAACATGAGGTTTTTACAGGTGTAACCCTTGTTAAGGGAGATCAAATGCATTCATTTTATGATCGTACTGTTGTCTACTGTAGGGCTGTTACAGCAGATGAAATTGATTTCTATATCGATAATTACAAACCATTCGATAAGGCCGGTAGTTACGGCGTGCAAGATTGGTGGGGTATTGTGGTAGTAGAACGCATCGAAGGCTCTTATACAAACGTAATGGGCTTGCCAACAGAAAAGCTCCATAACGAGCTGTTAAAATTTATTTAA
- a CDS encoding GNAT family N-acetyltransferase: MTDKITIVPCEKGSIVKIVDGINQYNLDKVSALSDMWTPLEYTAKNENGEEIGGVLAGIGYWNGLEINILWVKDDYRKKGIGTYILKYIEDIAKSKGATVAMLDTFDFQAEEFYLKNGYMPIGEIQNFPKGYKRIYFSKRLDF; the protein is encoded by the coding sequence ATGACCGATAAAATCACAATAGTTCCTTGTGAAAAGGGAAGTATAGTCAAAATTGTTGATGGAATTAATCAATATAATTTGGATAAGGTATCTGCTCTTTCCGATATGTGGACACCATTGGAATATACTGCAAAAAATGAGAATGGAGAAGAAATAGGAGGTGTTCTTGCTGGTATAGGTTATTGGAATGGGTTAGAAATCAACATTCTTTGGGTAAAAGATGACTATAGAAAAAAAGGAATAGGTACCTACATTTTAAAATATATTGAAGACATTGCTAAGTCAAAAGGAGCAACAGTTGCTATGCTTGATACTTTTGACTTTCAGGCAGAAGAATTTTATTTAAAGAATGGATACATGCCAATCGGAGAGATACAAAACTTTCCTAAAGGGTACAAAAGAATTTACTTTTCGAAAAGATTAGACTTTTAA
- a CDS encoding 4Fe-4S dicluster domain-containing protein, whose translation MAIKITDECINCGACEPECPNNAIYDAGTAWRFSDGTNLNGIIDFGNQQIEADAAQEAVSDEVYYIVSDKCTECKGFHDEPQCAAVCPVDCCVDDEDIRETEEELLAKKAWLHQEG comes from the coding sequence ATGGCGATTAAAATAACAGATGAGTGTATAAATTGTGGGGCTTGCGAACCGGAATGTCCAAATAACGCAATTTACGATGCCGGTACTGCATGGCGTTTTTCTGATGGTACAAACTTAAATGGTATCATTGATTTTGGTAATCAACAAATTGAAGCAGATGCTGCTCAGGAAGCAGTTTCGGATGAAGTATATTACATTGTGTCCGATAAGTGTACAGAGTGTAAAGGCTTTCATGACGAGCCTCAGTGTGCGGCAGTTTGCCCGGTTGATTGTTGTGTAGATGACGAAGATATCCGCGAAACGGAAGAAGAATTACTGGCTAAGAAAGCCTGGTTACATCAGGAAGGATAA
- a CDS encoding acyl-CoA reductase, translated as MSALTQEKVISAFNKLGILLTNPTDILGNTIYNAENANAWFTLENVKKSVLSFAEMLNEADLTIWFKSIGFSQSPKKVGLILAGNIPMVGLHDVLCVLATGNIALIKLSSADEKLIKAVLAELIKIEPAFEARIEYVERLKDFEAVIATGSNNSSRYFDFYFSKVPNIIRKNRNSVAVLNGTESFEDIQHLGADIFDYFGLGCRNVSKIYFPKDYDIANFYEGIESFQPIINHFKYNNNYDYNKSIYLVNAAKHFDNGFLLLKEDESLTSPLAVLFYEEYDNLQEVEDKLRENAEKIQCIITKSPLNVNTFDFGQSQHPKLWDYADNVNTVEFLNHLN; from the coding sequence ATGTCAGCATTAACTCAAGAAAAAGTAATTAGCGCCTTTAACAAACTAGGCATATTGCTTACAAACCCTACTGACATACTAGGAAATACAATTTATAACGCCGAAAATGCCAATGCATGGTTCACCTTAGAAAACGTAAAAAAATCTGTTTTATCTTTTGCTGAGATGTTAAACGAGGCAGATTTAACCATTTGGTTTAAATCAATAGGCTTTAGCCAATCGCCTAAAAAGGTGGGACTGATCCTGGCAGGCAACATTCCGATGGTGGGTTTACATGATGTTTTATGTGTATTGGCTACCGGAAATATTGCATTAATCAAACTTTCTTCAGCTGATGAAAAATTGATTAAAGCTGTGCTTGCCGAATTGATTAAAATAGAGCCTGCATTTGAGGCCAGAATTGAATATGTAGAGCGTTTGAAAGATTTTGAAGCGGTTATTGCCACAGGGAGCAACAATTCATCCCGTTATTTTGATTTCTATTTCAGTAAAGTACCCAATATTATCAGGAAAAACAGAAATAGTGTAGCAGTTTTAAATGGTACCGAAAGTTTTGAAGATATACAGCATTTAGGTGCCGATATATTTGATTATTTTGGATTGGGCTGTAGAAATGTATCTAAAATCTATTTCCCTAAAGATTACGACATTGCAAATTTTTACGAAGGGATTGAAAGTTTCCAGCCCATTATCAACCATTTTAAATACAATAACAACTACGATTATAATAAATCTATCTATCTGGTTAATGCCGCTAAACACTTCGACAATGGCTTTTTGTTATTAAAAGAAGATGAAAGCTTAACTTCTCCCTTAGCTGTACTTTTTTATGAAGAGTATGATAACCTACAAGAAGTAGAAGATAAACTAAGGGAAAATGCAGAGAAAATTCAGTGTATCATCACCAAATCGCCGTTAAACGTTAACACTTTTGATTTTGGCCAAAGCCAGCATCCAAAACTTTGGGATTATGCCGATAACGTGAATACAGTTGAGTTCTTAAACCACCTAAATTAG
- the dnaJ gene encoding molecular chaperone DnaJ, whose product MSKRDYYDVLGVTRGATADEIKKAYRKMAIKYHPDKNPGDKAAEDKFKEAAEAYEVLSSADKKQRYDQYGHAGVGGASGGGYGGGGMNMDDIFSNFGDVFGGQNPFESFFGGGGGGQQRGGRRVAKGTNLRIKVKLTLEEIAHGAEKKIKVNKLIVCKTCDGSGAKDKSSVSTCGTCGGSGQVRRVTNTILGQMQTASTCPTCNGSGQQITSKCTVCHGDGVVRGEETITINIPAGVSEGMQLSMSGKGNAAPNGGIPGDLIILIEETPHETLKREGNNIVYDLHLSFVDAALGMSIEVPTIDGKAKIKIEPGTQSGKLLRLKGKGLPEVNSYHRGDEIIHINIWTPKALSSDERNALEKLRESPNFKPQPGKNDKSFFERMKEYFE is encoded by the coding sequence ATGAGTAAAAGAGATTATTACGACGTATTAGGCGTAACCAGGGGCGCAACTGCTGATGAGATAAAGAAAGCTTATCGCAAGATGGCGATTAAATATCATCCGGATAAAAACCCGGGAGATAAAGCAGCTGAAGATAAATTTAAGGAAGCTGCCGAAGCTTACGAAGTTTTAAGCAGTGCCGATAAAAAACAACGTTATGATCAATATGGTCATGCGGGTGTTGGAGGCGCGAGTGGCGGCGGTTATGGCGGTGGCGGAATGAACATGGACGATATTTTCAGCAATTTCGGAGATGTATTTGGAGGTCAAAATCCTTTCGAAAGTTTTTTTGGTGGTGGCGGTGGCGGCCAGCAACGTGGAGGCAGGCGTGTAGCCAAAGGCACTAACCTACGTATAAAGGTTAAATTAACATTGGAAGAAATTGCACATGGTGCAGAAAAGAAAATCAAGGTTAATAAATTAATTGTTTGTAAAACCTGCGATGGCTCTGGTGCAAAAGATAAATCATCGGTAAGTACCTGTGGCACCTGCGGTGGTAGCGGCCAGGTGCGTAGAGTAACCAATACTATTTTGGGTCAGATGCAAACGGCATCAACCTGCCCTACCTGTAACGGTAGCGGTCAGCAAATTACCTCAAAATGTACAGTTTGTCATGGAGACGGTGTTGTACGTGGTGAAGAAACCATTACCATCAATATCCCCGCAGGTGTAAGTGAAGGCATGCAATTAAGCATGAGTGGAAAAGGAAATGCAGCACCTAATGGCGGCATCCCTGGCGATTTAATTATTTTAATTGAAGAAACACCTCACGAAACGCTAAAACGTGAAGGCAATAACATTGTTTACGATTTACATTTAAGCTTTGTTGATGCTGCTTTAGGGATGAGCATCGAAGTACCAACAATTGATGGTAAAGCAAAAATAAAAATTGAACCAGGTACCCAAAGTGGAAAATTATTGCGTTTAAAAGGTAAAGGTTTGCCTGAAGTGAATTCTTATCACAGAGGCGATGAGATTATCCACATCAACATCTGGACACCAAAAGCTTTAAGTAGCGACGAACGTAATGCTTTGGAGAAATTACGTGAATCGCCGAACTTTAAGCCTCAACCGGGTAAAAATGATAAGAGTTTCTTCGAAAGGATGAAAGAATACTTTGAGTAA
- a CDS encoding cell division ATP-binding protein FtsE, whose amino-acid sequence MAGNSVIHLSNVDVFQQKHLVLSNVNLHIEKDEFVFLIGQTGSGKSSLLKILYGDLHIGNGEGNIAGFDLKNLKESQVPFLRRKLGVVFQDFQLLTDRTIEKNLEFVLKATGWKDEKLINERIKDVLDKVGLRSKIKKMPHEISGGEQQRIVIARALLNDPEIILADEPTGNLDPETSEEIVTLLKQISQAGTAVLMATHDYHIIRTFPSRIIKCESGVVHEDAQIV is encoded by the coding sequence ATGGCAGGCAACTCAGTAATTCATTTAAGCAATGTTGATGTTTTTCAACAAAAACATCTAGTCCTCTCAAACGTAAATTTACACATCGAAAAAGACGAATTTGTGTTCCTGATCGGTCAAACAGGTTCAGGTAAGAGTAGCTTGCTTAAAATATTATATGGCGACTTACATATTGGCAATGGCGAAGGTAATATTGCTGGTTTCGACCTTAAAAACCTGAAAGAAAGCCAGGTGCCATTTTTACGCCGTAAGTTAGGCGTTGTTTTTCAGGATTTCCAACTGCTTACCGATAGAACTATTGAAAAAAACCTCGAATTTGTACTCAAAGCAACAGGTTGGAAAGATGAAAAACTAATTAACGAACGCATTAAAGATGTTTTAGATAAAGTTGGTTTGCGGTCTAAAATTAAAAAAATGCCACACGAAATTTCTGGTGGTGAGCAGCAACGTATTGTTATTGCAAGAGCTTTGTTAAATGACCCGGAAATTATTCTTGCTGATGAGCCTACCGGAAATTTAGACCCGGAAACATCTGAAGAAATTGTAACCCTGTTAAAGCAAATCAGCCAGGCCGGAACTGCCGTTTTAATGGCTACGCATGATTACCACATCATCCGTACTTTCCCTTCCCGCATTATCAAATGTGAAAGCGGGGTGGTACATGAAGATGCACAAATCGTATAA
- a CDS encoding C40 family peptidase: protein MENQYGICRVAVAPLRADASDKAEIVSHLLFGDHVEIIQKEERWWLIQNGYDGYEGWMDFRQLASISQDQFVEMHDCKLLAPLSFSNVLTATDGSSYHLSPASNLPFLKDGYCYVGEEKFKLNFEAYDNHAVNFTDRVTETAKFFQNIPYLWGGRHLFGLDCSGFTQTVFKMLGIKLNRDASQQAEQGELVGFLAECKAGDVAFFDNDEGRITHVGIMLSSNEIIHSSAKVKIDPIDDQGIFSKELGKYSHKLRIIKRFVE from the coding sequence ATGGAAAATCAATACGGTATTTGTAGGGTTGCTGTAGCGCCTTTAAGAGCAGATGCATCAGATAAAGCAGAAATTGTTTCGCATCTTTTATTCGGTGATCATGTAGAAATTATTCAAAAGGAAGAGCGTTGGTGGCTGATCCAGAATGGTTACGATGGTTATGAAGGCTGGATGGATTTCAGGCAGTTAGCATCAATCAGTCAGGATCAATTTGTAGAAATGCACGATTGTAAATTATTGGCTCCATTAAGTTTCAGTAATGTGTTAACTGCAACTGATGGTAGTTCCTATCATTTAAGTCCGGCAAGTAATCTTCCTTTTTTAAAAGATGGATATTGTTATGTCGGAGAAGAAAAATTTAAGCTGAATTTCGAAGCATACGATAATCATGCTGTAAATTTTACCGATCGGGTTACCGAAACAGCTAAATTTTTTCAGAATATCCCATATCTATGGGGTGGCAGACATTTATTTGGTCTGGATTGCTCAGGTTTTACGCAAACCGTATTTAAAATGTTGGGCATTAAATTAAACCGCGATGCCTCGCAACAAGCAGAGCAGGGCGAACTGGTAGGCTTTTTGGCGGAGTGTAAGGCAGGTGATGTAGCTTTTTTTGATAATGATGAAGGCAGAATCACTCACGTTGGTATCATGCTGAGCTCAAATGAAATTATCCATTCCTCAGCAAAGGTAAAAATTGATCCGATTGATGATCAGGGGATTTTTAGTAAAGAATTGGGGAAATATTCGCATAAATTGAGAATTATTAAACGTTTTGTGGAATAG
- the iscX gene encoding Fe-S cluster assembly protein IscX, with translation MNNDKFALPFYWNDYEDIAMSLYEKFGDDFTEAKIYRVRFTELLDWVLSLPNFKGTREESSEGHLEQIQSAWVYEWRDNQ, from the coding sequence ATGAACAACGATAAATTTGCTTTACCTTTTTATTGGAATGATTACGAAGATATAGCAATGTCTTTATATGAGAAATTTGGTGATGATTTTACAGAAGCCAAAATCTACCGTGTCCGTTTTACCGAACTTTTAGATTGGGTTTTATCATTGCCCAACTTTAAAGGAACCCGTGAAGAAAGTAGTGAAGGCCATTTAGAGCAAATTCAATCTGCCTGGGTTTACGAATGGAGAGATAATCAATAA